One genomic window of Micromonospora sp. WMMD1128 includes the following:
- a CDS encoding polymorphic toxin-type HINT domain-containing protein: MRRVAVATTAVLVGSFIQAAPASAEDEEYPWDPAVAREVLVTYVTEGTPSVKRAAAEMLLADDAAIRTFLEGGVDEAWAADARAAAESLASMDGPAMRAGALQALAGSPADVQAYVDGGWRAPWAADERVRAYRLLESGGPTMRAAAQKALDGTPEQLTEFLAEGRDAAAVADDRLAATQMLTGGANNSGPVLDTAAAQALQGSADDLREFITAGQFVARARDKELASIRSLTEQAKQASETTARESLAATEASNRAANAAEEAKKQAKIAADETAAAGGAAAKASAAAGRAADAADGAADAARDAVSASNAAMRAARVASDAARKATTAASLTAQAAARAQRAAADARTDAGKAAAARQAAQQARDAARKARELDQVRAQRDRALAQAKSASTAAKGASANADAAAAEARKAGAQAGVSEAQAKRARDAAARAQAQAAAASRAADRAYALAVAAAKASDEAFEFARRAAAHAEAAADAAEAAAAAAGDAAKAAAESAKHAAAAVQAANTAVEAANKAVELERLAREEDDARLAESTEQGVLAAQDAQAFEQAKNAAVGDVVAWNRKLLWDTAEEDRVDPATRQLLSEATASGATTAVMLDRGRRAAINLLTSGGEHTKASASEALTGGEVELRSWLTDGRRVAVGQDDRARVWHLVDTLPDGNEKTAAQAALAGDDAAVQAFLRTRNYAGKSTADRLAIYKILETSGPTVTAAAERALAGTAAERHEFLRSGQYSARTSDERLEVYRTMDAGGPQVKAAGQVALAGPPSYISYFLTAGRYQAAQRDQEQIAHVAAVQTLIAEAQRYAQSAVSDAAEANRVAAVAAGKAAEAKTYADQAKASADKAAEYANDANTSAVAAKNSADQAAQSATTARNAANSAQASANQAAQSAATAGAAAKRARQDAAGAAQAARDARQAAKQAGADAAAANQAAREAEQIYNTKLKEWEAAQRNTAPGSAWDGNGTALEQHRTWSCMVQPSQLTAECAKVYVDFADALVRPGKCTTAGLNTGPGCEMVDDIKEFVKDNPDLILDVVQLVLAVCGLVPAYGEACDGVDAGISFARGDWVGGVLSGLSAIPIAGWVPAGINMGRLGDKFRDAWRVFDELAKKCDNVPNSFTPGTKVLLADGSRKAIERLRVGDEVRSANALVGVSATGRVIETIKGSGTKVLAKVTIDTDGDRGTATETLTATWNHPFWTTDANAWVKAGELRQGQSLLTADGRHVEVDKVETRTERTTVYNLNVADLHTYYVFAGNVSVLAHNCGKIDLDHGVAGAHPKDHVGKTDAEITTRADTDPKAKGVASTLNGDTYQQTVDAVVADNIDKINKWAAKSQSGAEIEYTKRFSYPVGRVAKKGETTPKDAYTVTLVLKRIDKGYQGHKGAWVVKTIKAY, translated from the coding sequence GTGCGACGCGTCGCCGTCGCGACGACGGCGGTGCTTGTCGGATCGTTCATTCAGGCGGCGCCGGCGAGCGCCGAGGACGAGGAATATCCGTGGGACCCGGCGGTGGCCCGGGAGGTGCTCGTCACCTACGTGACCGAGGGCACCCCCTCGGTCAAGCGCGCCGCCGCCGAGATGCTGCTGGCCGACGATGCCGCGATACGTACGTTTCTCGAGGGCGGGGTGGACGAGGCGTGGGCCGCCGACGCGCGTGCCGCGGCGGAGTCGCTCGCCTCGATGGACGGTCCGGCGATGCGGGCCGGCGCACTCCAGGCCCTGGCCGGATCGCCGGCGGACGTCCAGGCGTACGTCGACGGGGGCTGGCGCGCGCCGTGGGCCGCGGACGAGCGGGTACGGGCCTACCGCCTGCTCGAATCCGGCGGGCCGACCATGCGGGCCGCCGCGCAGAAGGCGCTCGACGGCACCCCGGAGCAGCTCACCGAGTTCCTCGCCGAGGGGCGGGACGCGGCGGCGGTCGCGGACGACCGGCTGGCGGCGACTCAGATGCTCACCGGCGGGGCCAACAACTCCGGTCCGGTGCTCGACACGGCAGCCGCCCAGGCCCTCCAGGGCTCGGCCGACGACCTGCGGGAGTTCATCACCGCCGGCCAGTTCGTCGCTCGCGCGCGGGACAAGGAACTGGCTTCCATCCGCAGCCTGACCGAGCAGGCGAAGCAGGCCAGCGAGACCACCGCCCGGGAGTCGCTCGCCGCGACGGAGGCATCGAACCGGGCGGCGAACGCGGCCGAGGAGGCCAAGAAGCAGGCCAAGATCGCGGCGGACGAGACCGCCGCGGCGGGCGGGGCCGCGGCCAAGGCGTCGGCCGCCGCCGGTCGGGCCGCCGACGCGGCGGACGGTGCCGCCGACGCCGCTCGGGACGCGGTGAGCGCCTCGAACGCCGCCATGCGGGCGGCGCGGGTGGCGTCCGACGCCGCCCGGAAGGCGACCACCGCCGCCTCCCTGACCGCGCAGGCCGCCGCGCGTGCGCAGCGGGCCGCGGCGGACGCCCGGACGGACGCGGGCAAGGCCGCGGCGGCTCGGCAGGCCGCCCAGCAGGCCCGGGACGCGGCCCGCAAGGCGCGCGAGCTGGATCAGGTGCGGGCCCAGCGGGACCGTGCGCTGGCCCAGGCGAAGTCGGCGAGCACCGCGGCGAAGGGCGCGAGCGCCAACGCGGACGCGGCGGCGGCGGAAGCGCGGAAGGCGGGCGCGCAGGCCGGCGTCTCCGAGGCGCAGGCGAAGCGGGCGCGGGATGCGGCGGCGCGGGCGCAGGCGCAGGCGGCGGCGGCGTCGCGGGCGGCGGATCGGGCGTACGCGTTGGCGGTGGCGGCGGCGAAGGCGTCGGATGAGGCGTTCGAGTTCGCGCGGCGGGCGGCGGCGCATGCGGAGGCGGCGGCGGATGCGGCGGAGGCGGCGGCTGCGGCGGCGGGTGACGCGGCGAAGGCGGCGGCGGAGTCGGCGAAGCATGCGGCGGCTGCGGTGCAGGCGGCGAACACGGCGGTGGAGGCGGCGAACAAGGCTGTCGAGTTGGAGCGGCTGGCGCGTGAGGAGGATGACGCGCGGTTGGCGGAGTCCACCGAGCAGGGTGTGTTGGCGGCGCAGGACGCGCAGGCGTTCGAGCAGGCGAAGAACGCCGCGGTGGGTGACGTGGTGGCGTGGAACCGCAAGTTGCTGTGGGACACCGCGGAGGAGGACCGGGTCGACCCGGCCACCCGTCAGCTGCTCAGCGAGGCGACCGCGTCGGGTGCCACCACCGCGGTCATGCTCGACCGGGGCCGGCGCGCCGCGATCAACCTGTTGACCAGCGGTGGCGAGCACACCAAGGCGTCGGCGTCGGAGGCGTTGACCGGTGGTGAGGTGGAGCTGCGGTCGTGGTTGACCGACGGTCGTCGGGTCGCGGTGGGTCAGGATGATCGGGCGCGGGTGTGGCACCTGGTCGACACGTTGCCGGACGGGAACGAGAAGACGGCGGCGCAGGCGGCGTTGGCCGGTGACGACGCGGCGGTGCAGGCGTTCCTGCGGACGCGGAACTATGCGGGTAAGTCGACGGCCGATCGGTTGGCGATCTACAAGATTCTGGAGACGTCCGGGCCGACGGTGACGGCGGCGGCGGAGCGGGCGTTGGCGGGGACGGCCGCGGAGCGGCACGAGTTCCTGCGTTCGGGGCAGTATTCGGCCCGTACCTCGGATGAGCGGCTTGAGGTCTACCGGACGATGGATGCCGGTGGGCCGCAGGTGAAGGCGGCCGGGCAGGTGGCTCTGGCGGGGCCGCCGTCGTACATCTCGTATTTCCTGACGGCTGGCCGCTACCAGGCCGCGCAGCGGGATCAGGAGCAGATCGCGCACGTGGCGGCGGTGCAGACGTTGATCGCGGAGGCGCAGCGGTACGCCCAGTCGGCGGTGTCGGACGCGGCCGAGGCGAATCGGGTCGCGGCGGTGGCGGCGGGTAAGGCGGCGGAGGCGAAGACGTACGCCGACCAGGCGAAGGCGTCGGCGGACAAGGCCGCGGAGTACGCGAACGACGCGAACACCTCGGCGGTCGCGGCGAAGAACTCCGCGGACCAGGCGGCCCAGTCCGCCACCACGGCGCGTAACGCCGCGAACTCCGCCCAGGCCAGCGCCAACCAGGCCGCCCAGTCCGCCGCCACGGCCGGTGCGGCGGCGAAGCGGGCCCGCCAGGACGCCGCGGGGGCCGCGCAGGCCGCCCGGGACGCCCGGCAGGCGGCGAAGCAGGCCGGCGCCGACGCCGCCGCCGCGAACCAGGCGGCCCGGGAAGCGGAGCAGATCTACAACACCAAGCTGAAGGAGTGGGAGGCCGCCCAGCGGAACACCGCGCCGGGCAGCGCCTGGGACGGCAACGGTACGGCGCTGGAGCAGCACCGGACCTGGAGCTGCATGGTGCAGCCGTCCCAGCTCACCGCGGAGTGCGCGAAGGTCTACGTCGACTTCGCCGACGCGCTCGTCCGGCCGGGCAAGTGCACCACCGCCGGGCTGAACACCGGGCCCGGCTGCGAGATGGTCGACGACATCAAGGAGTTCGTCAAGGACAACCCGGACCTGATCCTCGACGTCGTGCAGCTCGTTCTCGCGGTGTGCGGCCTGGTGCCGGCGTACGGCGAGGCGTGCGACGGGGTGGACGCCGGCATCTCCTTCGCCCGGGGTGACTGGGTGGGCGGTGTGCTCTCCGGTCTCAGTGCGATCCCGATCGCCGGTTGGGTGCCGGCCGGGATCAACATGGGTCGGCTCGGGGACAAGTTCCGCGACGCGTGGCGGGTGTTCGACGAACTCGCCAAGAAGTGCGACAACGTGCCGAACAGTTTCACGCCGGGCACGAAGGTGCTGCTCGCCGACGGCAGTCGTAAGGCCATCGAGCGGCTGCGCGTCGGCGACGAGGTCCGCTCGGCGAACGCGCTCGTCGGCGTCTCGGCGACCGGCCGGGTGATCGAGACCATCAAGGGCTCGGGCACCAAGGTGCTGGCGAAGGTCACCATCGACACCGACGGCGACCGGGGCACCGCGACCGAGACGCTCACGGCCACCTGGAACCACCCGTTCTGGACCACCGACGCCAACGCCTGGGTCAAGGCCGGCGAGCTGAGGCAGGGGCAGTCGCTGCTCACCGCGGACGGGCGCCACGTCGAGGTCGACAAGGTCGAGACCCGCACCGAGCGGACCACCGTCTACAACCTCAACGTCGCGGACCTGCACACCTACTACGTCTTCGCCGGCAACGTCTCGGTGCTCGCCCACAACTGCGGCAAGATCGATCTCGATCACGGGGTCGCGGGCGCACACCCGAAGGACCACGTGGGGAAGACCGACGCCGAGATCACGACGCGTGCCGACACGGACCCGAAGGCCAAGGGTGTGGCGTCCACCCTCAACGGCGACACCTACCAGCAGACCGTGGACGCGGTTGTCGCCGACAACATCGACAAGATCAACAAGTGGGCGGCGAAGTCGCAGTCCGGCGCGGAGATCGAATACACCAAGCGGTTCAGTTACCCTGTGGGCCGGGTCGCGAAGAAGGGTGAGACCACACCCAAGGACGCGTACACGGTCACGCTGGTCCTCAAGCGGATCGACAAGGGCTACCAGGGACACAAGGGCGCCTGGGTGGTGAAGACCATCAAGGCGTACTAA
- a CDS encoding MurR/RpiR family transcriptional regulator: MNESGASSADRLLDLFHGVRLTPTQRRIAHCLVRHAGAAAYLSAAEVAELAGVSQPSVTRFAMALGHDGYPALRRRLRELNAPGAAQPAAAGNALQRAVHAEMDNLDRLAAQLADADRVAEVGKLLAASRPLPVLGLRAAAPLAAYFAYFAAKVHPDVRVLDDGGSLLADRLDQAVAAGATALLAFVLPRYPRETLDALREARDAGLTVVAITDSPVSPATDHAEVVLPAAVGTDLVFDLHTAPMTLAMVVLQAICDAAPAEAQVRLEAFESSAARRQLFLG; the protein is encoded by the coding sequence GTGAATGAAAGCGGTGCCTCCAGCGCCGATCGCCTGCTCGACCTCTTCCACGGCGTCCGGCTCACCCCGACCCAGCGGCGCATCGCGCACTGCCTGGTGCGGCACGCGGGCGCGGCGGCCTACCTGTCCGCGGCCGAGGTGGCCGAGCTGGCAGGCGTCAGCCAACCGTCGGTGACCCGGTTCGCCATGGCGCTCGGGCACGACGGCTACCCCGCGCTGCGCCGCCGGCTGCGGGAGCTGAACGCGCCAGGCGCCGCCCAGCCGGCCGCCGCCGGGAACGCGCTGCAACGGGCGGTGCACGCCGAGATGGACAACCTCGACCGGCTCGCCGCCCAGCTCGCCGACGCCGACCGGGTCGCCGAGGTGGGCAAGCTCCTCGCGGCCAGCCGCCCGCTGCCGGTGCTCGGGTTGCGCGCCGCCGCGCCGCTTGCCGCATACTTCGCGTACTTCGCCGCCAAGGTGCACCCGGACGTGCGGGTCCTCGACGACGGGGGCAGCCTGCTCGCCGACCGCCTCGACCAGGCCGTCGCGGCCGGCGCCACCGCGCTGCTCGCGTTCGTGCTGCCCCGCTACCCCCGGGAGACGCTCGACGCGCTGCGCGAGGCCCGCGACGCCGGGCTGACGGTGGTGGCGATCACCGACTCCCCGGTCAGCCCGGCCACCGACCACGCCGAGGTGGTGCTGCCCGCCGCCGTCGGCACCGACCTCGTCTTCGACCTGCACACCGCCCCGATGACCCTGGCCATGGTGGTGCTCCAGGCGATCTGCGACGCCGCGCCGGCCGAGGCTCAGGTCCGGCTCGAGGCGTTCGAGTCGTCCGCCGCCCGCCGCCAGTTGTTCCTCGGCTGA
- the hutI gene encoding imidazolonepropionase has protein sequence MGSLLVDNIGELVTNDGRNGDPLGVRRDAAVLIEDGQVAWVGPARYAPAADRRLDAGGAAVLPGFVDSHAHLVFAGDRAAEFAARMAGAPYTGGGIRTTVGATRAASDDDLRAAVGRLRAEMLRQGTTTVEIKSGYGLTVADEARSLRIAGEFTDDTTFLGAHVVPAEYADRPDDYVGLVCGPMLAAAAPYARWIDVFCERGAFDADHARAILACGQAAGLGVRLHANQLGPGPGVRLGVELDAASVDHCTHLSDADVDALAGAETVATLLPGAEFSTRSPYPDARRLLDAGVTVALATDCNPGSSYTSSMPFCVALAVREMRMTPAEAVWAATAGGAAALRRTDVGRLTPGSRADLVVLDAPTHLHLAYRPGVPLIRQVLHNGVPR, from the coding sequence ATCGGCAGCCTGCTGGTGGACAACATCGGCGAGCTGGTCACCAACGACGGCCGCAACGGCGACCCGCTGGGGGTCCGGCGCGACGCCGCCGTGCTGATCGAGGACGGGCAGGTGGCCTGGGTCGGTCCGGCCCGCTACGCGCCCGCCGCCGACCGGCGGCTCGACGCGGGCGGCGCGGCCGTGCTGCCCGGCTTCGTGGACAGCCACGCCCACCTGGTCTTCGCCGGGGACCGGGCGGCCGAGTTCGCCGCCCGGATGGCCGGCGCGCCCTACACCGGCGGCGGCATCCGCACCACCGTGGGCGCCACCCGCGCCGCCTCCGACGACGACCTGCGTGCCGCGGTGGGCCGGCTGCGCGCGGAGATGCTGCGGCAGGGCACCACCACCGTCGAGATCAAGAGCGGGTACGGGCTGACCGTCGCCGACGAGGCCCGCTCGCTGCGGATCGCCGGCGAGTTCACCGACGACACCACGTTCCTCGGCGCGCACGTGGTCCCCGCCGAGTACGCCGACCGCCCGGACGACTACGTGGGCCTGGTGTGCGGGCCGATGCTGGCCGCCGCCGCGCCGTACGCCCGCTGGATCGACGTGTTCTGCGAGCGGGGCGCGTTCGACGCCGACCACGCCCGGGCGATCCTCGCCTGCGGGCAGGCCGCCGGGTTGGGCGTCCGGCTGCACGCCAACCAGCTCGGACCCGGACCGGGTGTGCGGCTCGGAGTGGAACTCGACGCGGCGAGCGTGGACCACTGCACCCACCTGTCCGACGCCGACGTGGACGCGCTCGCCGGCGCGGAGACGGTCGCCACGCTGCTGCCCGGAGCCGAGTTCTCCACCAGGTCGCCCTACCCGGACGCCCGCCGGCTGCTCGACGCGGGCGTGACCGTGGCGCTGGCGACCGACTGCAACCCCGGCTCGTCGTACACCTCGTCGATGCCGTTCTGCGTCGCGCTCGCCGTACGCGAGATGCGGATGACCCCGGCGGAGGCGGTGTGGGCCGCGACCGCCGGCGGGGCGGCGGCGCTGCGCCGCACCGACGTCGGCCGGCTGACCCCCGGGTCCCGGGCCGACCTGGTCGTCCTCGACGCGCCGACCCACCTGCACCTGGCCTACCGGCCGGGGGTGCCACTGATCCGCCAGGTTCTGCACAACGGAGTGCCGCGATGA
- a CDS encoding formimidoylglutamate deiminase, which translates to MTRWLAEYAWLPDHAEPTADVLIEATDGRLTAVTPLTGGGPPAAGVAVDATRLPGLTLPGLANAHSHAFHRALRGRTHAGRGDFWSWRDLMYAVAARLDPDSYLALARAAYAEMALAGITCVGEFHYLHHGPGGTPYDDPNAMSAALVEAAAHAGIRLTLLDAAYLTGSVDGAELVGPQRRFGDGDALRWAERVDAFRPADGHVRRGAAIHSVRAVPAGQLATVAGWADRHGLPLHVHLSEQPAENDACRAVHGRTPTRLLADHGVLGRHTTAVHATHPTAADVTLLGDSGTGVCLCPTTERDLADGIGPARRIAEAGSPISLGSDSHAVVDLFEEARAVELDERLRTRKRGHFGAAELLAAATVTGHAALGWGDAGRLAVGDRADLVTVRLDSARTAGVPPVGVFFAATAADVTQVVVDGRTVVADGRHLTVDVPTELRDAIAAVLS; encoded by the coding sequence CTGACCCGCTGGCTGGCCGAGTACGCCTGGCTGCCCGACCACGCCGAGCCGACAGCGGACGTGCTGATCGAGGCGACGGACGGGCGGCTCACCGCGGTCACGCCGCTGACCGGCGGCGGTCCGCCGGCCGCCGGGGTGGCGGTGGACGCGACCCGGCTGCCCGGGCTGACGCTGCCCGGCCTGGCCAACGCCCACTCGCACGCGTTCCACCGGGCGCTGCGCGGGCGCACCCACGCCGGTCGGGGCGACTTCTGGTCCTGGCGGGACCTGATGTACGCGGTGGCCGCCCGCCTCGACCCGGACTCCTACCTGGCGCTGGCCCGGGCCGCGTACGCGGAGATGGCGCTCGCCGGGATCACCTGCGTGGGCGAGTTCCACTACCTGCACCACGGCCCCGGCGGCACCCCGTACGACGACCCGAACGCGATGTCCGCCGCGCTGGTGGAGGCCGCCGCGCACGCCGGGATCCGGCTCACCCTGCTGGACGCCGCCTACCTGACCGGGAGCGTGGACGGCGCGGAACTGGTCGGGCCGCAGCGCCGGTTCGGCGACGGCGACGCGCTGCGCTGGGCGGAGCGGGTCGACGCGTTCCGCCCGGCCGACGGGCACGTCCGGCGCGGCGCGGCGATCCACTCGGTGCGCGCGGTGCCGGCCGGGCAGCTCGCCACCGTCGCCGGCTGGGCCGACCGGCACGGGCTGCCGCTGCACGTGCACCTCTCCGAGCAGCCGGCCGAGAACGACGCCTGTCGGGCCGTGCACGGCCGCACCCCGACCCGCCTGCTCGCCGACCACGGCGTGCTGGGCCGGCACACCACCGCCGTACACGCCACCCACCCGACCGCCGCCGACGTCACGCTGCTCGGCGACAGCGGCACCGGCGTCTGCCTCTGCCCCACCACCGAGCGGGACCTGGCCGACGGGATCGGACCGGCCCGGCGGATCGCCGAGGCGGGCAGCCCGATCAGCCTGGGCAGCGACAGCCACGCCGTGGTCGACCTGTTCGAGGAGGCCCGCGCGGTGGAGCTGGACGAGCGGCTGCGCACCCGGAAGCGGGGGCACTTCGGCGCCGCCGAACTGCTCGCCGCCGCGACCGTCACCGGCCACGCCGCGCTCGGCTGGGGCGACGCCGGCCGGCTCGCCGTCGGCGACCGGGCGGACCTGGTGACGGTACGCCTGGACAGCGCCCGCACCGCCGGGGTGCCACCGGTGGGCGTGTTCTTCGCGGCCACCGCCGCCGACGTGACGCAGGTGGTGGTGGACGGCCGGACCGTGGTGGCCGACGGCCGGCACCTGACCGTGGACGTCCCCACCGAGTTGCGGGACGCGATCGCGGCGGTGCTCTCATGA
- the hutU gene encoding urocanate hydratase, which produces MHQPVRAARGTVRTAKGWPQEAALRMLMNNLDPEVAERPEDLVVYGGTGKAARDWPSYHALVRTLTELRDDETMLVQSGRPVGVMRTHEWAPRVLLANSNLVGDWATWPEFRRLESLGLTMYGQMTAGSWIYIGTQGILQGTYETFAAVAEKLAGAHGDGQQSSGGTLAGTLTLTAGCGGMGGAQPLAVTMNGGVCLIVDVDRSRLERRAHDRYLDEIADSLDDAVARALAAKRDRRALSVGVVGNAATVFPELLARGVEIDIVTDQTSAHDPLSYLPEGVELADARDYAAAKPAEFTDRARASMAKHVAAMVGFLDAGAEVFDYGNSIRGEAKLGGYERAFDFPGFVPAYIRPLFCAGKGPFRWAALSGDPRDIAATDRAILDLFPENESLARWMRMAGERVAFQGLPARICWLGYGERDKAGVRFNEMVASGELSAPVVIGRDHLDCGSVASPYRETEAMADGSDAIADWPLLNALVNTASGASWVSIHHGGGVGIGRSIHAGQVCVADGSALAGQKIERVLTNDPAMGVIRHVDAGYDDAREVAARTGVHVPMAEA; this is translated from the coding sequence ATGCACCAGCCCGTCCGCGCCGCCCGCGGCACCGTACGCACCGCGAAGGGGTGGCCGCAGGAGGCCGCCCTGCGGATGCTGATGAACAACCTCGACCCGGAGGTGGCCGAGCGCCCGGAGGACCTGGTGGTCTACGGCGGCACCGGGAAGGCGGCCCGGGACTGGCCGTCCTACCACGCGCTGGTGCGGACGCTCACCGAGCTGCGCGACGACGAGACGATGCTCGTGCAGTCCGGCCGGCCGGTCGGGGTGATGCGGACCCACGAGTGGGCGCCGCGGGTGCTGCTTGCCAACTCCAACCTGGTCGGCGACTGGGCCACCTGGCCGGAGTTCCGCCGGCTCGAGTCGCTGGGCCTGACCATGTACGGGCAGATGACCGCCGGCTCCTGGATCTACATCGGCACCCAGGGCATCCTCCAGGGCACCTACGAGACGTTCGCCGCGGTCGCCGAAAAGCTCGCCGGCGCCCACGGCGACGGGCAGCAATCCAGCGGCGGCACGCTGGCCGGCACCCTCACCCTCACCGCCGGGTGCGGCGGGATGGGCGGGGCGCAGCCCCTGGCGGTCACCATGAACGGCGGCGTCTGCCTGATCGTGGACGTGGATCGCTCCCGGCTGGAGCGGCGGGCGCACGACCGCTACCTGGACGAGATCGCTGACTCGCTCGACGACGCGGTCGCCCGCGCGCTGGCCGCGAAGCGGGACCGGCGGGCGCTCAGCGTGGGCGTGGTCGGCAACGCGGCCACCGTCTTCCCCGAGCTGCTGGCGCGCGGCGTCGAGATCGACATCGTGACCGACCAGACCAGCGCGCACGACCCGCTGTCGTACCTGCCGGAGGGGGTGGAACTCGCGGACGCGCGGGACTACGCGGCGGCCAAGCCGGCCGAGTTCACCGACCGGGCGCGGGCGTCGATGGCGAAGCACGTGGCGGCGATGGTCGGTTTCCTCGACGCGGGCGCGGAGGTCTTCGACTACGGCAACTCGATCCGCGGCGAGGCGAAGCTCGGCGGGTACGAGCGGGCGTTCGACTTCCCCGGCTTCGTGCCGGCGTACATCCGGCCGCTGTTCTGCGCGGGCAAGGGGCCGTTCCGCTGGGCGGCGCTCTCCGGCGACCCGCGCGACATCGCCGCCACCGACCGGGCGATCCTCGACCTGTTCCCGGAGAACGAGTCACTCGCGCGGTGGATGCGGATGGCCGGCGAGCGGGTCGCGTTCCAGGGCCTGCCGGCGCGGATCTGCTGGCTCGGCTACGGCGAGCGGGACAAGGCTGGGGTGCGGTTCAACGAGATGGTCGCCTCGGGCGAGTTGAGCGCGCCGGTGGTGATCGGCCGGGACCACCTGGACTGCGGCAGCGTGGCCAGCCCCTACCGGGAGACCGAGGCGATGGCCGACGGCTCCGACGCGATCGCCGACTGGCCGCTGCTCAACGCGCTCGTCAACACCGCCAGCGGGGCGTCCTGGGTGTCCATCCACCACGGCGGCGGCGTGGGCATCGGCCGGTCCATCCACGCCGGTCAGGTCTGCGTGGCCGACGGATCCGCGCTGGCCGGGCAGAAGATCGAGCGGGTGCTCACCAACGACCCGGCGATGGGCGTGATCCGGCACGTCGACGCCGGCTACGACGACGCCCGCGAGGTCGCGGCGCGCACCGGCGTGCACGTCCCCATGGCCGAGGCGTGA
- a CDS encoding allantoate amidohydrolase, translated as MLTHSAWEGPPPNRFRELWDEIAPIGRDGGSGGYLRYALSEPERALRGWFREQADRRGMPVSEDGNGNLFAWWGDPAAGDAVLTGSHFDSVPHGGAYDGPLGIVSAFLAVDELRAALVTPDRPIVVAAFVEEEGARFGVPCLGSRLLTGEIDTERAAGLRDQAGVSFAEALGERPAGADPVLLGRFAAVVELHVEQGRALVDADAPVAVASAIWPHGRWRFDVTGEGDHAGTTRMADRRDPMLTFAFTVLAANKEARLRDAHATVGRVSVEPNATNAIPSRVTGWLDARAAEAETLYGLVEAVRAKATERARRDGTALTCTPESTTPLVAFDGGLARRLATLLDAPVLPTGAGHDAGVLAAHLPTAMLFVRNPTGVSHSPAESATDADCAAGVAALARVLEELACR; from the coding sequence TTGTTAACGCATTCTGCATGGGAAGGGCCCCCGCCTAACCGGTTCCGGGAGCTGTGGGACGAGATCGCCCCGATCGGGCGGGACGGCGGCAGCGGCGGCTACCTGCGGTACGCGCTCAGCGAGCCGGAACGCGCCCTGCGGGGCTGGTTCCGGGAGCAGGCGGACCGGCGCGGCATGCCGGTCAGCGAGGACGGCAACGGCAACCTGTTCGCCTGGTGGGGCGACCCGGCGGCCGGCGACGCGGTGCTCACCGGCAGCCACTTCGACTCGGTGCCGCACGGCGGGGCGTACGACGGGCCGCTCGGCATCGTCAGCGCGTTCCTCGCCGTGGACGAGCTGCGGGCCGCCCTGGTCACCCCGGACCGGCCGATCGTGGTGGCCGCCTTCGTGGAGGAGGAGGGCGCGCGGTTCGGCGTACCCTGCCTGGGGTCGAGGCTGCTCACCGGCGAGATCGACACCGAGCGCGCGGCCGGGTTGCGCGACCAGGCCGGGGTGAGCTTCGCCGAGGCGTTGGGCGAGCGGCCGGCGGGCGCCGACCCGGTCCTGCTCGGCCGCTTCGCGGCCGTCGTGGAGCTGCACGTCGAGCAGGGCCGCGCGCTCGTCGACGCGGACGCGCCGGTCGCAGTGGCGTCCGCGATCTGGCCGCACGGCAGGTGGCGGTTCGACGTCACCGGCGAGGGCGACCACGCCGGTACGACCCGGATGGCCGACCGCCGCGACCCGATGCTCACCTTCGCGTTCACCGTGCTCGCGGCGAACAAGGAGGCCCGGCTGCGCGACGCGCACGCCACCGTGGGCCGGGTGTCGGTGGAGCCGAACGCGACGAACGCGATCCCGTCCCGGGTCACCGGTTGGCTGGACGCGCGGGCCGCCGAGGCGGAGACGCTGTACGGTCTGGTCGAGGCGGTACGCGCCAAGGCCACCGAGCGGGCCCGCCGGGACGGCACGGCGCTCACCTGCACGCCGGAGTCGACGACCCCGCTCGTCGCGTTCGACGGCGGGCTGGCGCGGCGGCTGGCGACGCTGCTCGACGCGCCGGTGCTGCCGACCGGTGCCGGACACGACGCCGGGGTGCTTGCGGCGCACCTGCCGACCGCGATGCTGTTCGTGCGCAACCCGACCGGGGTGTCGCACTCCCCGGCCGAGTCCGCCACCGACGCCGACTGCGCGGCCGGGGTGGCCGCCCTGGCCCGGGTGCTTGAGGAGCTGGCATGCCGCTGA